Proteins encoded by one window of Culicoides brevitarsis isolate CSIRO-B50_1 chromosome 2, AGI_CSIRO_Cbre_v1, whole genome shotgun sequence:
- the LOC134831237 gene encoding activated Cdc42 kinase-like has translation MEMRDGLTYFDNENASGDCSNLQDLVKEMSINEGYSYIIPSSEIKIQRRLGSGEFGVVQQAIWLNENKKITVAVKCLTQSNIQSNPTEFIKEARIMHAIKHENIVRLFGIVLDGETQMLVTELASMRSLLECLKDTALREDFLNVLTLCDFSHQICKGMEYLESKRLIHRDLAARNILVFSKHKVKISDFGLSRALSVGKTYYQTNFSPTLKLPIAWCAPESINFLRFTTASDVFSFAVCLWEMFSYGMQPWQAMTGQQILEAIDEPNYQRLERPDYCPESYYNLMKRCWDHDPLKRPKFCEIVDVLPMMMPIQVRALSSCDTREPDMLRYDTNDIITVLDATKTPFWKGTLNNGRVGFFDPKNSDFSLGAHAMTTTTTKPHPTKSTKKKSIFSKVLSSPSHALKFDSGQNDMTKHLVEDQEQLLPLTPTSPDLAHTFDNKPNMHFKFFGPYDTEHDQNTHRYEDVQNSNVLPANLRLISPKDQKILDQALEIAYKCSTKSMKHPIDKNKRKNKKKLMSTEEINNSSNSRSLDSSSTLPTSYKEGRHFTEVIKENSEILFTEESKEAYDNLVQNLNKKDDSKFRTLPDRFNASSITDKSSPFSHRRKPDENFLSFEDTSNRNNNLTTSTSATNAVPLPPKPSIKPSVTCTKRHVRKHPLIVKPQPEEISNISNNSLNNSLNHSKIEYENIECNLAVLNDVSLIKF, from the exons ATGGAAATGCGCGACGGCTTAACGTACTTTGACAACGAAAACGCGAGCGGCGATTGTTCCAATCTCCAAGATTTG GTCAAAGAAATGTCCATCAACGAAGGTTACAGCTACATAATCCCATCTTCGGAGATCAAAATTCAACGTCGTTTGGGCTCCGGCGAGTTTGGCGTCGTGCAACAAGCAATTTGGCTgaatgagaacaaaaaaatcacagttGCCGTCAAATGTTTGACTCAATCGAACATCCAGAGCAATCCAACGGAATTTATTAAAGAAGCACGGATCATGCATGCGATTAAACACGAAAATATCGTGAGATTATTTGGGATTGTCTTAGATGGCGAAACACAAATGCTCGTTACGGAGCTAGCTTCGATGCGATCGTTGTTGGAATGTTTGAAAGACACTGCCTTGCGCGAGGATTTCTTGAATGTACTTACCTTATGTGACTTTAGCCATCAAATTTGCAAAGGCATGGAGTACTTAGAGAGCAAACGACTGATTCATCGCGATCTCGCAGCACGAAATATCCTCGTTTTCAGCAaacataaagtaaaaatttcggaTTTTGGACTTTCGAGGGCACTTTCTGTCGGCAAAACGTATtaccaaacaaatttttcgccGACACTCAAGTTGCCAATTGCTTGGTGCGCTCCCGAATCGATCAATTTTTTGCGATTTACAACGGCAAGTGACGTTTTTAGCTTTGCGGTGTGTTTATGGGAGATGTTCTCGTATGGCATGCAACCATGGCAAGCGATGACAGGACAACAAATCCTCGAAGCGATCGACGAACCGAATTACCAAAGGCTTGAACGCCCGGATTATTGTCCCGAAAGTTATTACAACCTAATGAAACGATGTTGGGATCATGATCCTTTAAAACGCCCCAAATTTTGCGAAATTGTCGATGTTTTGCCCATGATGATGCCAATTCAGGTTCGCGCTCTTTCATCATGTGACACTCGAGAGCCTGATATGTTGCGTTATGACACGAATGACATCATCACAGTGTTGGATGCGACAAAAACGCCCTTCTGGAAAGGTACACTGAACAACGGGAGAGTTGGCTTTTTCGATCCAAAGAATTCGGATTTTAGTCTGGGGGCGCATGCaatgacaacgacgacgacgaaaccaCATCCGACGAAAAGTACCAAGAAAAAGAGcattttttcgaaagttttgAGTAGTCCGTCGCATGCGTTGAAATTCGATAGTGGGCAAAATGACATGACGAAACATTTGGTTGAAGATCAGGAACAATTGTTGCCATTGACGCCTACATCTCCGGATTTGGCTCATACTTTTGATAATAAACCGAATAtgcattttaagtttttcggACCTTACGATACAGAACACGACCAAAATACTCATCGGTATGAAGATGTGCAGAACAGTAATGTGTTACCGGCGAATTTGAGACTCATTTCGCCCAAAGATCAGAAGATTTTGGATCAAGCGTTGGAAATTGCGTACAAATGTAGTACAAA atccatGAAACACCCAATCGACAAAAATAAAcgtaaaaacaagaaaaaactcaTGAGCACGGAAGAAATAAACAACAGCAGTAACTCACGATCGCTTGATAGTTCATCTACGCTTCCTACAAGCTACAAAGAAGGACGTCATTTTACCGAAGTTATCAAAGAAAATAGTGAA ATCCTTTTTACGGAAGAAAGTAAAGAAGCTTATGACAACTTAGTACAAAATCTCAACAAAAAAGATGACTCCAAGTTCCGAACACTTCCTGATCGTTTCAATGCATCATCCATAACTGATAAATCTTCACCCTTCTCGCATCGCCGAAAGCCTGACGagaattttctctcatttgAAGACACTTCAAACCGAAATAATAATCTCACAACGTCAACATCAGCTACGAATGCGGTTCCTCTGCCTCCAAAACCTTCCATTAAGCCTTCTGTCACGTGCACAAAACGCCATGTTCGAAAACATCCGTTGATCGTGAAGCCGCAACCTGAAGAAATCTCAAATATCTCGAATAATTCGCTCAATAACTCGTTGAATCACAGCAAGattgaatatgaaaatattgaatgcaACTTGGCAGTTTTGAATGATGTtagtttaatcaaattttaa